The following are from one region of the Amia ocellicauda isolate fAmiCal2 chromosome 1, fAmiCal2.hap1, whole genome shotgun sequence genome:
- the senp6a gene encoding sentrin-specific protease 6 isoform X1 codes for MAHKRSLFIQALDRSEAKKDGGFKQNWSFSISDDNEEERDHDTAPLVRMDESDGLSSPEGKKPPSLKHFCSGEPLKTYERRPNNHLRSLKGNTIGLNMLGAGKKLSENSQAITAPSINSRTNYFIVGPSVSQGVVVQGRIFQHANAQAVVKTAAQSSLDVKERKEYPAQIQRVELDSIILTCPEPTDTDSLALGEEIKRRTQQKRRSSSEDMGSLFSSPENVEALEPNDYLTLCGKCDKPSEDHVTCENCGHLLSQDSPSNFKNSTNLTETASSLSRPAIHPHSSGPNSLQLSKNFYSSALTMKAPQVDKAMTTPIRITRGNPLLPNGRTGIATGSSPSVLKISKGKRQLEAKQHELNDPIVLSSDDEEEEADTASTGSVNRVDSVSPRPADPAHSSPAPSGGKVEAAVKENMEQSEWVTSDYFTDIDTRILIPRKARMKDQFGNVVPDKGKRRKLAPTNVATPCAKLPSRLDSFILDCRSIRLGTLRRMVIKPVIFTVEYIKIETEAATEESVQEILLKTSELVCCEWCSVRKLPVIFFQTTSSECLRLQRQLQMSKENGGVWYDCNATNIGEKYIVLIFENGLSLPDQVYLEGILHEIGKANNINDFLVKISFDEANVRLVRFTKTFGETVSKQKVSDSSLPMRMSTRLQASTQRKYEDDEEMAEFPLTFTGPIEKLIVYPPAPAKGGISVTNEDLHCLNEGEFLNDVIIDFYLKYLVLEKLKKEDAHRSHIFSSFFYKRLNQRERRSVPDSTNLPIQKRKHNRVKTWTRHVDLFQKDFIFVPINESAHWFLAVICFPGLEAAQLVPNPLYQPPDSRGSLNSSLVEESLSSSNEETEKRTESLASAPSPRVSRNTPSKVNVLGTSDPTSESESSTDHAKGVTVSSDGTEEDVRAGRPEGRTVDSRSSASVNGFQAQRKKAPQHFTDGLHRISVCYGGVDKNTADDTYTFSDQDSSQDESSEDGTDDMPNSADSAQWNTRPTICKQPCILIMDSLRGPTRSTVVKTLREYLEVEWEVRKGNKRSFAKDVMKGSSPRVPQQDNFSDCGVYVLQYVESFFENPLPSFHLPMDLTNWFPPQRMKKKREEIKELILKIQSRQQDKRGHRDSQTEALGESLLEKPTASC; via the exons CTCTAGATAGATCAGAAGCCAAGAAAGATGGAGGTTTCAAGCAGAACTGGAGCTTTTCTATTTCCGATGACAATGAAGAAGAAAGGGATCATGA CACAGCTCCCTTAGTGAGAATGGATGAGTCTGATGGGTTGAGCAGCCCAGAGGGGAAGAAG CCGCCTTCCTTGAAACATTTTTGCAGTGGCGAGCCTCTGAAGACGTATGAACGAAGGCCAAATAATCATTTGAGATCGCTCAAAGGAAATACCATTGGTCTGAATATGCTGGGAGCTGGCAAGAAACTAag TGAAAATTCCCAGGCTATAACGGCGCCATCAATCAATAGCAGAACCAACTACTTCATCGTTGGCCCTTCGGTGTCACAGGGTGTTGTGGTACAAGGACGGATTTTCCAGCATGCCAACGCTCAAGCAGTTGTGAAAACCGCCGCCCAAAG CAGCCTTGACGTGAAGGAAAG AAAAGAATACCCAGCACAGATCCAAAGAGTGGAATTGGACAGCATCATCCTCACTTGTCCAGAACCCACAG ATACAGATAGTCTGGCTCTCGGAGAGGAAATTAAACGGCGGACACAGCAGAAGCGGCGATCTTCATCGGAGGACATGGGTAGCTTATTCTCATCACCGGAGAATGTGGAG GCTTTGGAACCTAATGATTACCTTACTCTGTGTGGGAAGTGTGACAAGCCCAGTGAAGACCACGTCACATGTGAAAACTGTGGGCATTTGCTTTCGCAGGACTCGCCGAGCAATTTCAAAAACAGCACTAATTTGACAGAAACGGCGTCCTCGTTATCCCGACCTGCGATTCATCCGCACTCGTCCGGACCAAACAGTCTGCAATTAAGCAAGAACTTCTACAGTTCAGCACTGACGATGAAGGCACCGCAGGTGGATAAAGCAATGACTACCCCCATACGGATAACCCGGGGTAATCCTTTACTTCCCAATGGGAGAACTGGCATAGCGACTGGATCAAGTCCCTCGGTATTGAAGATTTCAAAAGGCAAGAGACAGCTGGAAGCCAAGCAGCATGAGCTGAATGACCCAA TTGTGCTGTCCAGCGATGACGAGGAGGAAGAGGCGGACACTGCCAGCACAGGCAGTGTGAACAGGGTGGACAGTGTGTCCCCCCGCCCGGCTGACCCTGCACATTCCTCGCCAGCGCCCTCTGGTGGGAAGGTAGAGGCAGCTGTGAAGGAAAACATGGAGCAGTCTGAATGGGTAACCAGCGATTACTTTACAGACATAGATACCAGAATTTTGATACCAAGGAAGGCACGGATGAAAGACCAG TTTGGAAACGTAGTCCCTGATAAAGGAAAACGGCGAAAACTCGCTCCCACAAACGTAGCTACGCCTTGTGCAAAATTGCCCTCCCGGCTGGACAGTTTCATACTAGACTGCCGGAGTATACGACTGGGAACGCTGCGCAGGATGGTCATAAAGCCTGTGATT TTTACTGTAGAATATATCAAAATAGAAACTGAAG ctgcAACTGAGGAAAGTGTACAAGAAATATTGCTGAAGACCTCCGAACTGGTCTGTTGTGAATGGTGCAGCGTCAGAAAGCTGCCTGTGATCTTTTTCCAAACCACTTCCTCTGAATGCTTGCGTCTTCAGAGACAGCTGCAGATGTCTAAGGAAAATGGAGGAGTTTGGTATGATTGTAATGCTACAA ATATTGGGGAGAAATACATTGTCCTGATTTTTGAGAACGGTCTGTCATTACCCGATCAAGTTTACCTAGAAGGCATACTTCACGAAATCGGGAAAGCGAACAATATAAATGACTTTTTGGTCAAGATATCATTTGACGAAGCCAATGTCCGACTAGTGCGTTTCACGAAAACGTTTGGAGAGACTGTCTCAAAGCAAAAG GTGTCCGATTCCAGTTTGCCCATGCGTATGTCAACACGCCTCCAGGCCTCGACACAGAGAAAATATGAGGacgatgaagaaatggcagaatTCCCCCTAACTTTTACAGGCCCCATAGAAAA ATTAATCGTTTACCCACCTGCCCCAGCCAAGGGAGGGATTTCTGTCACAAATGAGGATCTCCACTGTCTCAACGAGGGAGAGTTTTTAAACGATGTCATAATCGACTTTTATTTGAA ATATTTGGTGcttgaaaaattaaaaaaggaagatGCCCACAGGAGTCACATATTCAGCTCATTTTTTTACAAGCGACTAAATCAAAGAGAGAGGAGAAGCGTCCCAGACTCCACTAATTTACC AATACAAAAGAGGAAACACAACCGAGTTAAAACCTGGACACGACATGTGGATCTTTTTCAGAAGGATTTCATTTTTGTGCCTATAAATGAATC AGCTCACTGGTTTCTAGCGGTCATTTGCTTCCCTGGTTTGGAAGCAGCGCAGCTTGTCCCCAACCCTTTGTACCAGCCACCCGACTCCAGGGGGTCATTGAACAGCTCGTTGGTTGAGGAAAGCCTATCTTCTTCCAATGAGGAGACAGAAAAACGTACGGAAAGTCTCGCCTCGGCCCCGTCCCCTCGCGTCTCCAGGAACACTCCCAGTAAGGTGAACGTCCTCGGCACCAGTGACCCCACTTCTGAAAGCGAGTCCAGCACAGACCACGCAAAAGGGGTGACGGTCTCTTCCGACGGCACGGAGGAGGACGTGAGGGCCGGCAGGCCTGAAGGCAGGACAGTGGACAGTCGCAGCTCTGCCTCAGTCAACGGCTTCCAGGCACAGAGGAAAAAAGCTCCCCAGCATTTCACAG ATGGTTTACACCGAATCAGTGTGTGCTATGGGGGTGTGGACAAGAACACCGCTGATGATACATATACCTTCTCCGATCAAGACTCCAGCCAG gatGAAAGCAGCGAGGACGGCACGGACGACATGCCGAATTCGGCAGACAGCGCACAGTGGAATACGAGACCCACCATCTGTAAACA ACCTTGCATTCTGATCATGGATTCATTACGAGGCCCGACgcgatccaccgtggtgaagaCATTACGAGA GTATCTGGAGGTGGAATGGGAAGTGAGAAAAGGGAACAAGAGGAGCTTTGCTAAAGATGTCATGAAGGGCTCAAGTCCGCGTGTACCTCAACAAGACAACTTTAGCGACTGTGGGGTTTACGTCCTGCAGTATGTTGAGAGCTTCTTTGAG aATCCACTCCCAAGCTTTCACCTCCCTATGGACTTGACGAACTGGTTTCCTCCACAGCGGATGAAGAAGAAGCGTGAGGAGATTAAGGAGCTCATTCTCAAAATCCAGAGCCGGCAGCAAGACAAGAGAGGGCACAGAGACAGTCAAACTGAAGCCCTGGGTGAATCTCTGCTAGAGAAACCCACCGCTAGCTGCTGA
- the senp6a gene encoding sentrin-specific protease 6 isoform X4: MAHKRSLFIQALDRSEAKKDGGFKQNWSFSISDDNEEERDHDTAPLVRMDESDGLSSPEGKKPPSLKHFCSGEPLKTYERRPNNHLRSLKGNTIGLNMLGAGKKLSENSQAITAPSINSRTNYFIVGPSVSQGVVVQGRIFQHANAQAVVKTAAQSSLDVKERKEYPAQIQRVELDSIILTCPEPTDTDSLALGEEIKRRTQQKRRSSSEDMGSLFSSPENVEALEPNDYLTLCGKCDKPSEDHVTCENCGHLLSQDSPSNFKNSTNLTETASSLSRPAIHPHSSGPNSLQLSKNFYSSALTMKAPQVDKAMTTPIRITRGNPLLPNGRTGIATGSSPSVLKISKGKRQLEAKQHELNDPIVLSSDDEEEEADTASTGSVNRVDSVSPRPADPAHSSPAPSGGKVEAAVKENMEQSEWFGNVVPDKGKRRKLAPTNVATPCAKLPSRLDSFILDCRSIRLGTLRRMVIKPVIFTVEYIKIETEAATEESVQEILLKTSELVCCEWCSVRKLPVIFFQTTSSECLRLQRQLQMSKENGGVWYDCNATNIGEKYIVLIFENGLSLPDQVYLEGILHEIGKANNINDFLVKISFDEANVRLVRFTKTFGETVSKQKVSDSSLPMRMSTRLQASTQRKYEDDEEMAEFPLTFTGPIEKLIVYPPAPAKGGISVTNEDLHCLNEGEFLNDVIIDFYLKYLVLEKLKKEDAHRSHIFSSFFYKRLNQRERRSVPDSTNLPIQKRKHNRVKTWTRHVDLFQKDFIFVPINESAHWFLAVICFPGLEAAQLVPNPLYQPPDSRGSLNSSLVEESLSSSNEETEKRTESLASAPSPRVSRNTPSKVNVLGTSDPTSESESSTDHAKGVTVSSDGTEEDVRAGRPEGRTVDSRSSASVNGFQAQRKKAPQHFTDGLHRISVCYGGVDKNTADDTYTFSDQDSSQDESSEDGTDDMPNSADSAQWNTRPTICKQPCILIMDSLRGPTRSTVVKTLREYLEVEWEVRKGNKRSFAKDVMKGSSPRVPQQDNFSDCGVYVLQYVESFFENPLPSFHLPMDLTNWFPPQRMKKKREEIKELILKIQSRQQDKRGHRDSQTEALGESLLEKPTASC; the protein is encoded by the exons CTCTAGATAGATCAGAAGCCAAGAAAGATGGAGGTTTCAAGCAGAACTGGAGCTTTTCTATTTCCGATGACAATGAAGAAGAAAGGGATCATGA CACAGCTCCCTTAGTGAGAATGGATGAGTCTGATGGGTTGAGCAGCCCAGAGGGGAAGAAG CCGCCTTCCTTGAAACATTTTTGCAGTGGCGAGCCTCTGAAGACGTATGAACGAAGGCCAAATAATCATTTGAGATCGCTCAAAGGAAATACCATTGGTCTGAATATGCTGGGAGCTGGCAAGAAACTAag TGAAAATTCCCAGGCTATAACGGCGCCATCAATCAATAGCAGAACCAACTACTTCATCGTTGGCCCTTCGGTGTCACAGGGTGTTGTGGTACAAGGACGGATTTTCCAGCATGCCAACGCTCAAGCAGTTGTGAAAACCGCCGCCCAAAG CAGCCTTGACGTGAAGGAAAG AAAAGAATACCCAGCACAGATCCAAAGAGTGGAATTGGACAGCATCATCCTCACTTGTCCAGAACCCACAG ATACAGATAGTCTGGCTCTCGGAGAGGAAATTAAACGGCGGACACAGCAGAAGCGGCGATCTTCATCGGAGGACATGGGTAGCTTATTCTCATCACCGGAGAATGTGGAG GCTTTGGAACCTAATGATTACCTTACTCTGTGTGGGAAGTGTGACAAGCCCAGTGAAGACCACGTCACATGTGAAAACTGTGGGCATTTGCTTTCGCAGGACTCGCCGAGCAATTTCAAAAACAGCACTAATTTGACAGAAACGGCGTCCTCGTTATCCCGACCTGCGATTCATCCGCACTCGTCCGGACCAAACAGTCTGCAATTAAGCAAGAACTTCTACAGTTCAGCACTGACGATGAAGGCACCGCAGGTGGATAAAGCAATGACTACCCCCATACGGATAACCCGGGGTAATCCTTTACTTCCCAATGGGAGAACTGGCATAGCGACTGGATCAAGTCCCTCGGTATTGAAGATTTCAAAAGGCAAGAGACAGCTGGAAGCCAAGCAGCATGAGCTGAATGACCCAA TTGTGCTGTCCAGCGATGACGAGGAGGAAGAGGCGGACACTGCCAGCACAGGCAGTGTGAACAGGGTGGACAGTGTGTCCCCCCGCCCGGCTGACCCTGCACATTCCTCGCCAGCGCCCTCTGGTGGGAAGGTAGAGGCAGCTGTGAAGGAAAACATGGAGCAGTCTGAATGG TTTGGAAACGTAGTCCCTGATAAAGGAAAACGGCGAAAACTCGCTCCCACAAACGTAGCTACGCCTTGTGCAAAATTGCCCTCCCGGCTGGACAGTTTCATACTAGACTGCCGGAGTATACGACTGGGAACGCTGCGCAGGATGGTCATAAAGCCTGTGATT TTTACTGTAGAATATATCAAAATAGAAACTGAAG ctgcAACTGAGGAAAGTGTACAAGAAATATTGCTGAAGACCTCCGAACTGGTCTGTTGTGAATGGTGCAGCGTCAGAAAGCTGCCTGTGATCTTTTTCCAAACCACTTCCTCTGAATGCTTGCGTCTTCAGAGACAGCTGCAGATGTCTAAGGAAAATGGAGGAGTTTGGTATGATTGTAATGCTACAA ATATTGGGGAGAAATACATTGTCCTGATTTTTGAGAACGGTCTGTCATTACCCGATCAAGTTTACCTAGAAGGCATACTTCACGAAATCGGGAAAGCGAACAATATAAATGACTTTTTGGTCAAGATATCATTTGACGAAGCCAATGTCCGACTAGTGCGTTTCACGAAAACGTTTGGAGAGACTGTCTCAAAGCAAAAG GTGTCCGATTCCAGTTTGCCCATGCGTATGTCAACACGCCTCCAGGCCTCGACACAGAGAAAATATGAGGacgatgaagaaatggcagaatTCCCCCTAACTTTTACAGGCCCCATAGAAAA ATTAATCGTTTACCCACCTGCCCCAGCCAAGGGAGGGATTTCTGTCACAAATGAGGATCTCCACTGTCTCAACGAGGGAGAGTTTTTAAACGATGTCATAATCGACTTTTATTTGAA ATATTTGGTGcttgaaaaattaaaaaaggaagatGCCCACAGGAGTCACATATTCAGCTCATTTTTTTACAAGCGACTAAATCAAAGAGAGAGGAGAAGCGTCCCAGACTCCACTAATTTACC AATACAAAAGAGGAAACACAACCGAGTTAAAACCTGGACACGACATGTGGATCTTTTTCAGAAGGATTTCATTTTTGTGCCTATAAATGAATC AGCTCACTGGTTTCTAGCGGTCATTTGCTTCCCTGGTTTGGAAGCAGCGCAGCTTGTCCCCAACCCTTTGTACCAGCCACCCGACTCCAGGGGGTCATTGAACAGCTCGTTGGTTGAGGAAAGCCTATCTTCTTCCAATGAGGAGACAGAAAAACGTACGGAAAGTCTCGCCTCGGCCCCGTCCCCTCGCGTCTCCAGGAACACTCCCAGTAAGGTGAACGTCCTCGGCACCAGTGACCCCACTTCTGAAAGCGAGTCCAGCACAGACCACGCAAAAGGGGTGACGGTCTCTTCCGACGGCACGGAGGAGGACGTGAGGGCCGGCAGGCCTGAAGGCAGGACAGTGGACAGTCGCAGCTCTGCCTCAGTCAACGGCTTCCAGGCACAGAGGAAAAAAGCTCCCCAGCATTTCACAG ATGGTTTACACCGAATCAGTGTGTGCTATGGGGGTGTGGACAAGAACACCGCTGATGATACATATACCTTCTCCGATCAAGACTCCAGCCAG gatGAAAGCAGCGAGGACGGCACGGACGACATGCCGAATTCGGCAGACAGCGCACAGTGGAATACGAGACCCACCATCTGTAAACA ACCTTGCATTCTGATCATGGATTCATTACGAGGCCCGACgcgatccaccgtggtgaagaCATTACGAGA GTATCTGGAGGTGGAATGGGAAGTGAGAAAAGGGAACAAGAGGAGCTTTGCTAAAGATGTCATGAAGGGCTCAAGTCCGCGTGTACCTCAACAAGACAACTTTAGCGACTGTGGGGTTTACGTCCTGCAGTATGTTGAGAGCTTCTTTGAG aATCCACTCCCAAGCTTTCACCTCCCTATGGACTTGACGAACTGGTTTCCTCCACAGCGGATGAAGAAGAAGCGTGAGGAGATTAAGGAGCTCATTCTCAAAATCCAGAGCCGGCAGCAAGACAAGAGAGGGCACAGAGACAGTCAAACTGAAGCCCTGGGTGAATCTCTGCTAGAGAAACCCACCGCTAGCTGCTGA
- the senp6a gene encoding sentrin-specific protease 6 isoform X2: MAHKRSLFIQALDRSEAKKDGGFKQNWSFSISDDNEEERDHDTAPLVRMDESDGLSSPEGKKPPSLKHFCSGEPLKTYERRPNNHLRSLKGNTIGLNMLGAGKKLSENSQAITAPSINSRTNYFIVGPSVSQGVVVQGRIFQHANAQAVVKTAAQSLDVKERKEYPAQIQRVELDSIILTCPEPTDTDSLALGEEIKRRTQQKRRSSSEDMGSLFSSPENVEALEPNDYLTLCGKCDKPSEDHVTCENCGHLLSQDSPSNFKNSTNLTETASSLSRPAIHPHSSGPNSLQLSKNFYSSALTMKAPQVDKAMTTPIRITRGNPLLPNGRTGIATGSSPSVLKISKGKRQLEAKQHELNDPIVLSSDDEEEEADTASTGSVNRVDSVSPRPADPAHSSPAPSGGKVEAAVKENMEQSEWVTSDYFTDIDTRILIPRKARMKDQFGNVVPDKGKRRKLAPTNVATPCAKLPSRLDSFILDCRSIRLGTLRRMVIKPVIFTVEYIKIETEAATEESVQEILLKTSELVCCEWCSVRKLPVIFFQTTSSECLRLQRQLQMSKENGGVWYDCNATNIGEKYIVLIFENGLSLPDQVYLEGILHEIGKANNINDFLVKISFDEANVRLVRFTKTFGETVSKQKVSDSSLPMRMSTRLQASTQRKYEDDEEMAEFPLTFTGPIEKLIVYPPAPAKGGISVTNEDLHCLNEGEFLNDVIIDFYLKYLVLEKLKKEDAHRSHIFSSFFYKRLNQRERRSVPDSTNLPIQKRKHNRVKTWTRHVDLFQKDFIFVPINESAHWFLAVICFPGLEAAQLVPNPLYQPPDSRGSLNSSLVEESLSSSNEETEKRTESLASAPSPRVSRNTPSKVNVLGTSDPTSESESSTDHAKGVTVSSDGTEEDVRAGRPEGRTVDSRSSASVNGFQAQRKKAPQHFTDGLHRISVCYGGVDKNTADDTYTFSDQDSSQDESSEDGTDDMPNSADSAQWNTRPTICKQPCILIMDSLRGPTRSTVVKTLREYLEVEWEVRKGNKRSFAKDVMKGSSPRVPQQDNFSDCGVYVLQYVESFFENPLPSFHLPMDLTNWFPPQRMKKKREEIKELILKIQSRQQDKRGHRDSQTEALGESLLEKPTASC; this comes from the exons CTCTAGATAGATCAGAAGCCAAGAAAGATGGAGGTTTCAAGCAGAACTGGAGCTTTTCTATTTCCGATGACAATGAAGAAGAAAGGGATCATGA CACAGCTCCCTTAGTGAGAATGGATGAGTCTGATGGGTTGAGCAGCCCAGAGGGGAAGAAG CCGCCTTCCTTGAAACATTTTTGCAGTGGCGAGCCTCTGAAGACGTATGAACGAAGGCCAAATAATCATTTGAGATCGCTCAAAGGAAATACCATTGGTCTGAATATGCTGGGAGCTGGCAAGAAACTAag TGAAAATTCCCAGGCTATAACGGCGCCATCAATCAATAGCAGAACCAACTACTTCATCGTTGGCCCTTCGGTGTCACAGGGTGTTGTGGTACAAGGACGGATTTTCCAGCATGCCAACGCTCAAGCAGTTGTGAAAACCGCCGCCCAAAG CCTTGACGTGAAGGAAAG AAAAGAATACCCAGCACAGATCCAAAGAGTGGAATTGGACAGCATCATCCTCACTTGTCCAGAACCCACAG ATACAGATAGTCTGGCTCTCGGAGAGGAAATTAAACGGCGGACACAGCAGAAGCGGCGATCTTCATCGGAGGACATGGGTAGCTTATTCTCATCACCGGAGAATGTGGAG GCTTTGGAACCTAATGATTACCTTACTCTGTGTGGGAAGTGTGACAAGCCCAGTGAAGACCACGTCACATGTGAAAACTGTGGGCATTTGCTTTCGCAGGACTCGCCGAGCAATTTCAAAAACAGCACTAATTTGACAGAAACGGCGTCCTCGTTATCCCGACCTGCGATTCATCCGCACTCGTCCGGACCAAACAGTCTGCAATTAAGCAAGAACTTCTACAGTTCAGCACTGACGATGAAGGCACCGCAGGTGGATAAAGCAATGACTACCCCCATACGGATAACCCGGGGTAATCCTTTACTTCCCAATGGGAGAACTGGCATAGCGACTGGATCAAGTCCCTCGGTATTGAAGATTTCAAAAGGCAAGAGACAGCTGGAAGCCAAGCAGCATGAGCTGAATGACCCAA TTGTGCTGTCCAGCGATGACGAGGAGGAAGAGGCGGACACTGCCAGCACAGGCAGTGTGAACAGGGTGGACAGTGTGTCCCCCCGCCCGGCTGACCCTGCACATTCCTCGCCAGCGCCCTCTGGTGGGAAGGTAGAGGCAGCTGTGAAGGAAAACATGGAGCAGTCTGAATGGGTAACCAGCGATTACTTTACAGACATAGATACCAGAATTTTGATACCAAGGAAGGCACGGATGAAAGACCAG TTTGGAAACGTAGTCCCTGATAAAGGAAAACGGCGAAAACTCGCTCCCACAAACGTAGCTACGCCTTGTGCAAAATTGCCCTCCCGGCTGGACAGTTTCATACTAGACTGCCGGAGTATACGACTGGGAACGCTGCGCAGGATGGTCATAAAGCCTGTGATT TTTACTGTAGAATATATCAAAATAGAAACTGAAG ctgcAACTGAGGAAAGTGTACAAGAAATATTGCTGAAGACCTCCGAACTGGTCTGTTGTGAATGGTGCAGCGTCAGAAAGCTGCCTGTGATCTTTTTCCAAACCACTTCCTCTGAATGCTTGCGTCTTCAGAGACAGCTGCAGATGTCTAAGGAAAATGGAGGAGTTTGGTATGATTGTAATGCTACAA ATATTGGGGAGAAATACATTGTCCTGATTTTTGAGAACGGTCTGTCATTACCCGATCAAGTTTACCTAGAAGGCATACTTCACGAAATCGGGAAAGCGAACAATATAAATGACTTTTTGGTCAAGATATCATTTGACGAAGCCAATGTCCGACTAGTGCGTTTCACGAAAACGTTTGGAGAGACTGTCTCAAAGCAAAAG GTGTCCGATTCCAGTTTGCCCATGCGTATGTCAACACGCCTCCAGGCCTCGACACAGAGAAAATATGAGGacgatgaagaaatggcagaatTCCCCCTAACTTTTACAGGCCCCATAGAAAA ATTAATCGTTTACCCACCTGCCCCAGCCAAGGGAGGGATTTCTGTCACAAATGAGGATCTCCACTGTCTCAACGAGGGAGAGTTTTTAAACGATGTCATAATCGACTTTTATTTGAA ATATTTGGTGcttgaaaaattaaaaaaggaagatGCCCACAGGAGTCACATATTCAGCTCATTTTTTTACAAGCGACTAAATCAAAGAGAGAGGAGAAGCGTCCCAGACTCCACTAATTTACC AATACAAAAGAGGAAACACAACCGAGTTAAAACCTGGACACGACATGTGGATCTTTTTCAGAAGGATTTCATTTTTGTGCCTATAAATGAATC AGCTCACTGGTTTCTAGCGGTCATTTGCTTCCCTGGTTTGGAAGCAGCGCAGCTTGTCCCCAACCCTTTGTACCAGCCACCCGACTCCAGGGGGTCATTGAACAGCTCGTTGGTTGAGGAAAGCCTATCTTCTTCCAATGAGGAGACAGAAAAACGTACGGAAAGTCTCGCCTCGGCCCCGTCCCCTCGCGTCTCCAGGAACACTCCCAGTAAGGTGAACGTCCTCGGCACCAGTGACCCCACTTCTGAAAGCGAGTCCAGCACAGACCACGCAAAAGGGGTGACGGTCTCTTCCGACGGCACGGAGGAGGACGTGAGGGCCGGCAGGCCTGAAGGCAGGACAGTGGACAGTCGCAGCTCTGCCTCAGTCAACGGCTTCCAGGCACAGAGGAAAAAAGCTCCCCAGCATTTCACAG ATGGTTTACACCGAATCAGTGTGTGCTATGGGGGTGTGGACAAGAACACCGCTGATGATACATATACCTTCTCCGATCAAGACTCCAGCCAG gatGAAAGCAGCGAGGACGGCACGGACGACATGCCGAATTCGGCAGACAGCGCACAGTGGAATACGAGACCCACCATCTGTAAACA ACCTTGCATTCTGATCATGGATTCATTACGAGGCCCGACgcgatccaccgtggtgaagaCATTACGAGA GTATCTGGAGGTGGAATGGGAAGTGAGAAAAGGGAACAAGAGGAGCTTTGCTAAAGATGTCATGAAGGGCTCAAGTCCGCGTGTACCTCAACAAGACAACTTTAGCGACTGTGGGGTTTACGTCCTGCAGTATGTTGAGAGCTTCTTTGAG aATCCACTCCCAAGCTTTCACCTCCCTATGGACTTGACGAACTGGTTTCCTCCACAGCGGATGAAGAAGAAGCGTGAGGAGATTAAGGAGCTCATTCTCAAAATCCAGAGCCGGCAGCAAGACAAGAGAGGGCACAGAGACAGTCAAACTGAAGCCCTGGGTGAATCTCTGCTAGAGAAACCCACCGCTAGCTGCTGA